One part of the Georgfuchsia toluolica genome encodes these proteins:
- the crcB gene encoding fluoride efflux transporter CrcB, translating to MNWIGLLAVGIGASFGAWLRWVLGLWLNPLFPAVPMGTLAANLVGGYLVGAAVTVFHLNVELSPELRLFFITGFLGGLTTFSTFSAEVVSLIQRAEWGWAFGAIGLHVGGSLLMTLLGIWTIHRLAA from the coding sequence ATGAACTGGATCGGACTATTGGCGGTTGGCATCGGCGCCTCGTTTGGCGCTTGGTTGCGCTGGGTGCTGGGCCTGTGGCTCAACCCGCTGTTTCCGGCGGTGCCGATGGGCACGCTGGCGGCCAATCTGGTCGGCGGTTATCTGGTTGGCGCCGCCGTCACGGTGTTTCACCTCAATGTCGAACTGTCGCCGGAGTTGCGCCTGTTCTTCATCACCGGCTTTCTCGGCGGACTGACGACGTTTTCCACCTTTTCGGCGGAAGTCGTTTCCCTGATCCAGCGCGCCGAATGGGGCTGGGCGTTCGGCGCCATCGGCCTGCATGTTGGCGGCTCGCTGCTGATGACCCTGCTCGGCATCTGGACCATCCACCGACTCGCGGCGTGA